GTATTGCATTTGTTTTAATTGGCAACGGTATTTAATGAGAAGAGTTATGTACTCGCTCTTTTCGCAGTCCCAATTTCAGAGCCCATGGAGATGCACTCGACGCGGCGTATCGGCCAACCAGATTAATCTATTGTTGATACTAAACTGCCTCAGACTCGCCTTGACAGCCGCAGGGCCTTCCGGCTCAGGACCATACGTCGCTTTTTCTCACTCTACCGAGTGGGCTATATGAACCGGATAGACATCCTCAATACATATCTCCTGATCAGCTCTCGGCTCAGTACTCGAGGCATACGATGCTCGTTCTATAGCACTATCATCCCGTATCCTTTCTCGCTGTCGTTTTATACTGGCACTGAACGGCTCAGATTATTCGCGGTTCCCGTGTATTGTGACATGGTCGCTCACCAGGTGATACCAGTAACCCTCAAATTAACTGAACGAATGTCTatcatcaccatgtctgTTCAAATATGTCGCCATACATGGCCCTTAGAGCCCGTAGAACTCGTTCATTAAAGTCAGCTCTAACTGGGAGCCTTGTCTCTCGACACGACGGGTCGAGGCTGTTCTCCGCCATGACACAACCCACATTAAGGCAATTGCAGTCACACCCTAAGTCATAGTGTCTGTTGAGCAGGTATAATAAGTGGCACAATTAAACCTTCATACAAAGTGTCGTTCCAACCTTGGCAATCAAGTTAATCCAGTCCTCCTGGTCaaccctctccttctcctcgacccTCTTCCCAAACACCTCCCACACGGCAATAAATTTGTGATTGCTCTCCTCCGTCGTCCCGATATCCTTGAACGCTCTCATCATGCTCTCATGCTTCTGGAGCGACTGAAAGTCTCTGCGGGCCTTTTGTTTCTCTACCGCATCTGTGGCGAGGAGGATACGCACTTGAACGCAGTAGAGAATCAAAGCCGCTAAACCAGCTGCCAACGCTGTAGCTACTGAAGAACCTGTAACTTCTTTAACAGCAGTATCGGTAGGACCACCGTCAAGCTCGACCTTGGTACCGGGGAAGGTAAAgctgatgttgttgatgttgccaACCCAGCTGTCGACGGTCCCCGAAGCTGTGGCCGCGCCGATGGTGAAGATCTTGGGCGTTGCTTTGGACGGGTAGGTGGCAACGTGCTTGGCTCCTTGGTCTGAGGCTGAGCAGAACATGAGGATGTCGGCGCTGGCCGCTTTGGTGATGGCGGATTCTAGAGCTCGcctctcctcttcgtcttcggGAGGATCGATGGTCCAGGACATGGAGATGATGTGTACCTTTTTCCTCACCGCCGCAAGAATAGcctagaaaaataattagtttCTAGCGCATTGAGTTAAGGGATACAATGCTTTGCATACCTGTGCTGCGCTCTTGGCGGTAATCTGCCGTGCTGATTCATCTGAGGGATGATCTTCTAGCCTCAACACGTAAAACTGTGCTCGAGGACACAACAGGTGGATCTGCTTGGCCATGATAGTCCCATGTCCAGTACTAGACACATAATAAGGATCGTTCAGGTTGTGCTCAGGGTCACGTTTGCAAAACGTCCGTCCACCGATAAACGAGTACTCGAGGTCTTTGATATCCACGCCGTCATCAATCAGAGCAATCTTGATGGGCTCTTCGATGCTCTCCTCAATCTTTCCACGATCGTAGTACCTCTCAGCGTCAAATAGTAGTCTGCGGAACTCTTTCATACACTGAATCCACTCGTGCTTGTTGGAGTGCTCGGTTTGATCTTCAGCTCGGGTGGTGTTGACATCAGCTATTCCACGGCGGACGACTGGTCCGTCCTTGAAGACGTCGACGTCAGGCATGAGTCGTTTCATACGTTCGAGAAACTCCTTGACATTTTGCTGTGTGCGAGAGCTGGATTCGAGGCCCTACTCAGGTTAGACATCCGTGAAACACCGACTAGACGAGACGCACCTGTTGAATGTGAAGATGTACCGTCTTCAGACTTCGTAGCTTCTTCAAACCTCCTTCTTCACTCCATCCTCTGAGCACAGCATTGTTCCCGCTCCAATAGAGGTGTACTTCGCGTGCTTTTGGAGCAACCTTGTAAATCACCTCGGTACACAAGTCGGTCTTGTTCCAATCCCAAACCTCGACGTCCATAGACTTGAGTGCATCCTCAATAGCCTCATCACTATGCGCCGGCATGGATGAGTCGTCGATAAAGACCTTGAGGATGGTCTTGACCCCCTTCTTGCGCAGACGATCAAACACGTAGCACAGGTCTCGTCTACCGGCTCCGTCTGGCTTGGCTGATCTTCGACTACCTGATCGCTCGCCGGCTCGGTTTACTTGTACGCTGAGCTTAGGTATGGCGACGTATTGGAGAATATCCTCAAACTTGAGCTTGGACAAAAGGTTCTCTAGACCTGCTTGGGTGATGGTTCCGCTGTTGACGTCGCCTGACAGGTCAAAGTATAGTTCTTGCTCTGCGACACGTCAGCCTTTTCTGATACCGTAATTACATCCATGATAAAAATCTTACCTGATGTTGTGTTGCGCCCGTATAGAATCTCCATGGCCACGCCATAGCTCCGA
The window above is part of the Fusarium falciforme chromosome 3, complete sequence genome. Proteins encoded here:
- a CDS encoding Peptidase-S8 domain-containing protein, translated to MSPAADDDDHFDDLGPAESDTEQAESKAGDDSSEDDSESDDEDHHRKVSVKDLLDDVLRKIKNGKLDLTIKEDYVNFTNGDGELLAAGTGDQRVPTALHIMATMDKKELPKLDSKMQPLIEFLANRRDYLKIQDRSGHTSLSLAIEAKKEKMVQWMCDAHPDISSILSIPSNDLMNCLHVGVDKRVKFLDLLVDRADPLTLAAKDANGNTPLHIAVEYKKCRREQLTIIERIVNKSDQAILEGPPLGDFNKEGMSPYLHHKETTRKAREREKRKAREESEREKGSSRRPNPGNADEPNRETRPDQRGNMSSSGSRVHGPDPGVPDGRLNQQLDSRTKYGGRPVPNPSGLNSPIITTAPSLPLPGEKKKSSRSTESEKKEGADSSHKSSSKVDETTVKAVERFLKLHYLRSRSYGVAMEILYGRNTTSEQELYFDLSGDVNSGTITQAGLENLLSKLKFEDILQYVAIPKLSVQVNRAGERSGSRRSAKPDGAGRRDLCYVFDRLRKKGVKTILKVFIDDSSMPAHSDEAIEDALKSMDVEVWDWNKTDLCTEVIYKVAPKAREVHLYWSGNNAVLRGWSEEGGLKKLRSLKTVHLHIQQGLESSSRTQQNVKEFLERMKRLMPDVDVFKDGPVVRRGIADVNTTRAEDQTEHSNKHEWIQCMKEFRRLLFDAERYYDRGKIEESIEEPIKIALIDDGVDIKDLEYSFIGGRTFCKRDPEHNLNDPYYVSSTGHGTIMAKQIHLLCPRAQFYVLRLEDHPSDESARQITAKSAAQAILAAVRKKVHIISMSWTIDPPEDEEERRALESAITKAASADILMFCSASDQGAKHVATYPSKATPKIFTIGAATASGTVDSWVGNINNISFTFPGTKVELDGGPTDTAVKEVTGSSVATALAAGLAALILYCVQVRILLATDAVEKQKARRDFQSLQKHESMMRAFKDIGTTEESNHKFIAVWEVFGKRVEEKERVDQEDWINLIAKVGTTLCMKV